The segment AACTGCGTGGACCGGCATCTGGAGAAGCGCGGCGATCAGCCCGCTATCATCTGGGAGGGCGACGAACCCGATGACGCCAAGACCATCACCTACAAAGAGTTGCACGAGCAGGTCTGCAAGTTCGCCAACGTGCTAAAAGAGCAGGGCGTGAAGAAAGGCGATCGGGTAGCGATCTACATGCCCATGATTCCGGAAGTCGCCGTGGCGATGCTCGGGTGTGCGCGCATCGGCGCCATTCACTCGGTGGTGTTCGCGGGCTTCTCGCCGGGGGCACTGAAAGATCGTGTTCTGGACTCTGATTGCCGCGTGGTGATCACGGCCGATGAAAGTGTGCGTGGCGGCAAGAACACGCCGTCCAAGGCCAATACAGACAAAGGCTTGAAAGAATGCCCGGACGTCAAAACCGTAATCGTCGTCAAGCGCACGGGTAACGATGTGCCGTGGAACGATGACCGCGACCACTGGTACCACGAGTTGATGGACAAGGCCAGCGCGGACTGCGAACCAGAGGAGATGGATGCGGAAGATCCGCTGTTTATCCTCTACACGTCAGGCTCCACAGGCAGTCCCAAGGGCGTGCTGCACACCACGGCCGGGTACCTGCTGTTCACCGCCATCACGCACAAGTTTGTTTTCGATTATCAGGATGGCGAGGTTTACTGGTGCACGGCCGATGTCGGCTGGGTCACGGGGCACTCGTATATTCTCTATGGGCCACTGGTTAATGGCGCGACGACCGTCATGTTCGAGGGTGTGCCGACCTATCCGGACGCGAGCCGTCACTGGGAAATCGTGGATAAGCACAAGGTCAATATCTACTACACGGCGCCCACCGCGATTCGCGCGCTGATGGGCAAGGGCGACGAGCCCGTCAACAAGTCCTCGCGCGACAGTCTGCGGATACTTGGTACAGTGGGTGAACCGATCAACCCGGAAGCCTGGGAATGGTTTTACCGTACCGTTGGTAAGGAGCGCTGCCCCATCATGGACACTTGGTGGCAGACCGAGACCGGCGGTC is part of the Gammaproteobacteria bacterium genome and harbors:
- the acs gene encoding acetate--CoA ligase; amino-acid sequence: MSEEKLYKVPSELASKAHIDAGEYKEMYKHSVDDPEGFWAEQAEAFLDWSKPFDKDKVLDWDFKEAHIRWFEGGKLNAAYNCVDRHLEKRGDQPAIIWEGDEPDDAKTITYKELHEQVCKFANVLKEQGVKKGDRVAIYMPMIPEVAVAMLGCARIGAIHSVVFAGFSPGALKDRVLDSDCRVVITADESVRGGKNTPSKANTDKGLKECPDVKTVIVVKRTGNDVPWNDDRDHWYHELMDKASADCEPEEMDAEDPLFILYTSGSTGSPKGVLHTTAGYLLFTAITHKFVFDYQDGEVYWCTADVGWVTGHSYILYGPLVNGATTVMFEGVPTYPDASRHWEIVDKHKVNIYYTAPTAIRALMGKGDEPVNKSSRDSLRILGTVGEPINPEAWEWFYRTVGKERCPIMDTWWQTETGGLMITAFPGAIDLKPGSATVPFFGVQPVLLDDKGKVQEGAAKGNLCIEFPWPGQMRTVYGDQKRFKETYFDPYPGYYFSGDGARRDEDNYYWITGRVDDVINVSGHRMGTAEVESALVLHKSVSEAAVVGFPHEKKGQGIYAYVTLMEGVEPSEELEKELAQLVRDEIGAIAKPDFIQWAPGLPKTRSGKIMRRILRKVAANEVDELGDTSTLADPSVVDDLVEHRAGK